In the genome of Anabrus simplex isolate iqAnaSimp1 chromosome 6, ASM4041472v1, whole genome shotgun sequence, one region contains:
- the LOC136875745 gene encoding beta-1,3-galactosyltransferase 6 has product MFHRFLKHRTNIFICVFSFILGCTLSLVFLNLDACPENLKRTLELNQIENNKNSGGHVHFLVVLVVSSPANFKRRHTLRETWLKTCADINVKYYFVIGSKSLPSDISSKIESEQNIYSDILILEDILDTYSFLTRKVLSAFVWIEKNKKFQYILKCDDDSFVHVKELVRKLKTIDNEGSGKNLYWGFFNGRAAVKKSGKWKENGWILCDYYLPYALGGGYVLSHRLVSYITRNADDLALFSSEDVSVGVWLANKADVNRLHDPRFDTEYRSRGCSNSYLVTHKQSETEQSMLYENLQTDGKLCEVEFKARMSYIYNWNVPPSQCCVRSDEKIP; this is encoded by the exons ATGTTTCACCGATTTTTAAAACATAGAACCAATATTTTCATCTGCGTATTTTCCTTTATTTTAGGTTGCACATTGTCActggtttttctaaatttagatGCTTGCCcggaaaatttaaaaagaacaCTTGAattaaaccaaattgaaaataacAAAAACTCCGGAGGGCATGTGCATTTCTTAGTTGTGTTAGTCGTGTCTAGTCCTGCCAATTTCAAGAGAAGACATACACTTAGAGAAACTTGGCTGAAGACGTGTGCAGATATTAATGTAAAATATTACtttgttattggttctaaaagttTACCCAGCGATATTTCCTCAAAAATTGAATCAGAGCAAAATATTTACAGTGATATTTTAATTCTTGAAGACATTCTTGATACATACTCTTTTTTAACCAGAAAAGTTCTCTCAGCATTTGTATGGAtagaaaaaaataagaaatttCAGTATATTCTTAAGTGTGACGATGATTCATTTGTGCACGTTAAAGAACTTGTTAGAAAATTGAAAACTATTGATAATGAAGGTAGTGGAAAGAATTTGTATTGGGGCTTCTTTAATGGTCGAGCAGCTGTGAAAAAATCTGGAAAATGGAAAGAAAATGGATGGATTTTATGTGATTATTACTTACCATATGCACTAGGTGGAGGGTACGTCTTATCACACAGATTAGTAAGTTATATCACCCGGAATGCAGATGATTTAGC GCTATTCAGTAGTGAAGATGTTTCTGTTGGAGTATGGCTAGCTAACAAAGCTGATGTTAATAGACTCCATGATCCACGCTTTGATACCGAGTATAGATCCCGAGGTTGTTCCAACAGCTACCTTGTAACACATAAACAGAGTGAGACAGAACAGAGCATGCTGTATGAAAATCTTCAGACTGATGGCAAACTATGTGAAGTGGAATTCAAAGCAAGGATGTCATACATATATAATTGGAATGTACCACCGTCCCAATGTTGTGTAAGATCAGATGAAAAGATTCCTTAA